cccattttttcaaagagaTGTAATTGTTCCATGAAATTCTCATTTGGCTCAACGCTCGGTTTCTTCCTCTTAACAGCGTGCATGGCCATTGATAGTGTCAATCCGTAACGATACATTAGGTATGCTACTATGAAAGTTACAGATCTCGAAAGTCCTGCTTGACAGTGAGCGAAAACAGCACCACGTTgtggtttctttttaaaatcTACCAACCTGGGCGAATACTCAATTTCATTGGGGAACAAGCATTGATCAATGAATCGATTAGTTTCGTCGAAATACTGCAGCACGTCAGTcacatcatcatcatcaatggGTATGTTCTTTAGCGTGTAACCTTTCCTTATTAGGTACTCAGGAATGACTTGGAATTTGATAACAGAAAGAATATGAGTGATATTAAATTCTGCACCTAACGGTCTGTGGTCAACGATAGGGCTGATTCCGCCGAGATAAATGCCTCCTAATACTCTAGTAACTTCCTCGTCAGCTAACTTTGCATTTCCTGCCATCTTATTTGCAATATTATGCTGATTTTTGACTGCCTTTCTGCCTTATATCTGTATTAGATGCATTCGATGAGCTGGaatgtaattttttttcacttggatttctttttatttttttagcGCTAAGAAAATTCAGGATTGTTGCCGTAGAGACTCAAATGAAGATATTGTAGGTCATCAGAATGTTGTGTCatttgaaaataagaaaggTCAAATATATGTAGgtttttataaaatttttttatatagtggtttcttttcattttcgtaGAATATCTTTTATGAAAAAGGTAAGTTTGGTTCAATGTCTGGAATCAAGCAAAGTTTGACCCAATGGTGTCTTCGACACTCCGTTGGCATTCGTATATCCGACTTGACCTCTTATTATAGTTTTTAAAACCGTACCTTTGACGGTCATCCCATTATAGGCAGTcaatttgtttttgaagaagacgcTTGAATTAGTTATTTTGTGTTCACTGCTAGTATCAAAAACTACCAAGTCAGCATCGTACCCGGGAGCTATAGTGCCTTTTTGATGAGATAACCCCACCTGCTTGGAAGTGTTTTCGCAGCACCATGTAACTATATCAACTAGAGAGCAGCCTTGAGTAAACATCAACGGTAAACCCAGTCCAACGGAAGCGATTCCTCCCcaagaatcaaaaaaatctccCTTTTGCAAGTTCTTCAACTCAGGCGTGCAAGGCGAATGGTCACTCACGACTGAGCTTATGACACCCTCACGCAATGCATGCCATAGGCCTTGGCGGTTGGATTCAGAACGGATGGGTGGACAGCACTTAAAGTAAGTTGCCCCGTCTGGGATCTGCTCTGCGGCAATACACAAATAGTGGAAACAAGTCTCTGTTGTGACTGGAAGCCCAGATGCACGTGCCTTTTTGATCAAGGGAATAGCCTTCATCGATGCCAGATGGACTATATGTACGGGAGGAACTGGTCCATCTCTAGCGCTCAAACATTCGAGAATCAAATTGATGGCGTCTATCTCAAAGGAATCCGGCcttgaagataaaaacgAAGAATATTCACAATGGTCTCTCTCGATTTGTTGTTGGTCTTCACCAGCCTTGGGCAACTCAGCGTGAAACATCATCATGGTGTCCTCCTCAGCTAAGACCTTTAATGCCTCTTCGATATATTCTTTGCCAATGGGGGGGAACTCTTCCACACCCGAATCGAGTAAGAACCCTTTGAACCCTCGAACACCAGCTTTGACGAGCGGAACTAAGTCTGACAAGTTGTGTGGAACAAGGCCACCCCAAAACCCGACATCGCACCACATTTGGCCCTGAGCAGCTTCCAACTTAATTCGAAAATTCTCCACGTTCGTTGTGGGAGGAATAGCATTTAGCGGCATATCAATCACCGTTGTGACCCCGCCACTAATAGCAGCTTGAGTCCCAGTTTCGAATCCTTCCCAACTAGTTCTGCCGGGCTCGTTCAAGTGAACATGAGAGTCCACAAGTCCCGGGAGGATTGTACACGGAGATACATTCTCCAGCGAATGTATTCGATATTTGGTTATCTCagttttcttcataatcACCGAACCTTCTAAAACATCCAGAATTGTGCCTGATTCATTCGAATACACAATAGTTGCAGGCTTGATTGCGCCATTGATAATGACATGGTTGGAAGTGATGGCATTGATAGGCATCTTTGTCCTTAGCAGTAtttcaccttttttttcc
This region of Saccharomyces paradoxus chromosome IX, complete sequence genomic DNA includes:
- the DAL1 gene encoding allantoinase (Allantoinase~similar to YIR027C), with product MPINAITSNHVIINGAIKPATIVYSNESGTILDVLEGSVIMKKTEITKYRIHSLENVSPCTILPGLVDSHVHLNEPGRTSWEGFETGTQAAISGGVTTVIDMPLNAIPPTTNVENFRIKLEAAQGQMWCDVGFWGGLVPHNLSDLVPLVKAGVRGFKGFLLDSGVEEFPPIGKEYIEEALKVLAEEDTMMMFHAELPKAGEDQQQIERDHCEYSSFLSSRPDSFEIDAINLILECLSARDGPVPPVHIVHLASMKAIPLIKKARASGLPVTTETCFHYLCIAAEQIPDGATYFKCCPPIRSESNRQGLWHALREGVISSVVSDHSPCTPELKNLQKGDFFDSWGGIASVGLGLPLMFTQGCSLVDIVTWCCENTSKQVGLSHQKGTIAPGYDADLVVFDTSSEHKITNSSVFFKNKLTAYNGMTVKGTVLKTIIRGQVGYTNANGVSKTPLGQTLLDSRH